The Daphnia carinata strain CSIRO-1 chromosome 2, CSIRO_AGI_Dcar_HiC_V3, whole genome shotgun sequence genome has a segment encoding these proteins:
- the LOC130686092 gene encoding carbohydrate sulfotransferase 11-like isoform X2, giving the protein MEEIEHRMSQRLKQVAETCTKYNIHPDSINSADYAIPHPPAPQYSVLYYQFQRTKTVYCPIYKAASTSMLHWLLNMKHINAEYEMKTKHRQISEVARQHYPSIDYPAAAELLKEAKKWMVVRHPFERILSAYRDKLENSTIGREHGTLHFYEKYGHKIVSKYRKASNNQDETRIEPTFAEFVSYLIDTDLTLYADDHWIPYYLFCTPCLINYDVIIQFETLQEDVQLLLNLIGEKRGPSWKHSTSAGRSKTELIRSYYGQLSRETISKLYDKYRIDFELFGYSIDGYLSI; this is encoded by the exons ATG GAGGAAATCGAGCATAGAATGTCCCAGAGGCTGAAACAGGTTGCTGAAACTTGTACCAAGTATAATATCCATCCAGATTCAATCAACAGCGCCGATTATGCTATTCCGCACCCGCCAGCGCCGCAGTATAGTGTCCTCTATTATCAATT TCAGAGAACGAAAACTGTATATTGTCCAATATACAAGGCTGCATCAACTTCAATGCTGCACTGGTTATTAAATATGAAACACATCAACGCCGAATatgaaatgaaaaccaaacatCGTCAAATCAGTGAAGTAGCTCGTCAACATTATCCCTCGATCGATTATCCTGCAGCTGCTGAa TTGCTAAAGGAGGCCAAAAAATGGATGGTAGTCCGCCATCCTTTTGAACGAATCCTATCGGCATACCGGGACAAACTGGAGAATTCCACTATCGGTCGGGAGCATGGCACACTTCACTTTTACGAAAAATACGGGCACAAGATTGTTTCCAAATATCGAAAAGCTAGCAACAATCAGGACGAAACGAGGATTGAACCGACATTCGCGgaatttgtttcttatttaatcGACACAGATTTGACTCTTTACGCCGACGACCATTGGATTCCTTATTATCTTTTTTGCACGCCTTGCCTCATTAATTACGATGTTATTATCCAATTTGAGACATTGCAAGAAGATGTGCAATTACTGCTCAATTTGATCGGAGAAAAACGTGGACCGTCGTGGAAACATTCCACATCAGCAGGCCGATCTAAAACTGAATTAATTCGATCTTATTACGGTCAACTCAGTCGAGAAACAATTAGTAAACTATACGATAAATACCGAATAGATTTCGAATTGTTCGGTTACAGCATTGATGGTTACCTGTCGATTTAA
- the LOC130686092 gene encoding carbohydrate sulfotransferase 11-like isoform X1 yields the protein MRLTPSRIVYAFLSVIVFVLVFQTLHTITNGFFAIDHGSSIPMEEIEHRMSQRLKQVAETCTKYNIHPDSINSADYAIPHPPAPQYSVLYYQFQRTKTVYCPIYKAASTSMLHWLLNMKHINAEYEMKTKHRQISEVARQHYPSIDYPAAAELLKEAKKWMVVRHPFERILSAYRDKLENSTIGREHGTLHFYEKYGHKIVSKYRKASNNQDETRIEPTFAEFVSYLIDTDLTLYADDHWIPYYLFCTPCLINYDVIIQFETLQEDVQLLLNLIGEKRGPSWKHSTSAGRSKTELIRSYYGQLSRETISKLYDKYRIDFELFGYSIDGYLSI from the exons ATGAGACTAACACCTTCTCGTATCGTTTacgcttttctttctgtcaTAGTTTTCGTCCTTGTCTTCCAGACATTACATACAATCACCAATGGATTCTTTGCCATTGACCATGGCTCTTCAATTCCAATG GAGGAAATCGAGCATAGAATGTCCCAGAGGCTGAAACAGGTTGCTGAAACTTGTACCAAGTATAATATCCATCCAGATTCAATCAACAGCGCCGATTATGCTATTCCGCACCCGCCAGCGCCGCAGTATAGTGTCCTCTATTATCAATT TCAGAGAACGAAAACTGTATATTGTCCAATATACAAGGCTGCATCAACTTCAATGCTGCACTGGTTATTAAATATGAAACACATCAACGCCGAATatgaaatgaaaaccaaacatCGTCAAATCAGTGAAGTAGCTCGTCAACATTATCCCTCGATCGATTATCCTGCAGCTGCTGAa TTGCTAAAGGAGGCCAAAAAATGGATGGTAGTCCGCCATCCTTTTGAACGAATCCTATCGGCATACCGGGACAAACTGGAGAATTCCACTATCGGTCGGGAGCATGGCACACTTCACTTTTACGAAAAATACGGGCACAAGATTGTTTCCAAATATCGAAAAGCTAGCAACAATCAGGACGAAACGAGGATTGAACCGACATTCGCGgaatttgtttcttatttaatcGACACAGATTTGACTCTTTACGCCGACGACCATTGGATTCCTTATTATCTTTTTTGCACGCCTTGCCTCATTAATTACGATGTTATTATCCAATTTGAGACATTGCAAGAAGATGTGCAATTACTGCTCAATTTGATCGGAGAAAAACGTGGACCGTCGTGGAAACATTCCACATCAGCAGGCCGATCTAAAACTGAATTAATTCGATCTTATTACGGTCAACTCAGTCGAGAAACAATTAGTAAACTATACGATAAATACCGAATAGATTTCGAATTGTTCGGTTACAGCATTGATGGTTACCTGTCGATTTAA